A region from the Nocardioides coralli genome encodes:
- a CDS encoding DUF262 domain-containing protein, whose amino-acid sequence MGTTEVDALFKPTSASIRQLLSDLVGGFCIPSYQRPYRWKPADLRRLCEDLIAGLQRLSSDESAVSFIGAIITVSGISDLHDTKPSDARQVIDGQQRLTTILMLAVALHERLGQQQGSVDTSSLPEEVRDWCTEQIAETRGGLFACLGQVRQSGDAAFRNLPKLVRDVSDIWSAKQSKAQYRSPISRLLIGYIQHDGTNTYSPTLPSSIVMPEAPGSSLADFETVNRRYQSIKELVRDLARGREGDLADAIDLDVLLGPSSKALPALFENVTDTLAPSLRTAALTSTQLSEALRLLLLSRFLLERVALTQINAKDEAYAFDLFDSLNTTGEPLTALETFLPLVVEAEGVEKYPTSPSFEHMSLTSRLLGDDDNVQRQAERLVTMFLLSDAGLKVPNKHNDQRRELNKRYKSAENADQQRAMTRYLADCSLTYFHMWQELELSTGATGVEGHLDDQSLFALRFLNQINHTVVLAPLARYFAAWRKDPSVQTVSALQAAIKSSTAFSVLWRAAHGGTDGIDGIYRKIMSSGVDGICAPLARTAGSSHDERELPDVSALAAAYRHHLAGANGYSFSSKSDWLAHVAGRPIYDEQFELSRFLLLLAAHHAVPEETSGLTKDGAKADHTDMLKPDRYTTDDRLATVEHVAPQNPTPDDWAIDLYASPSAIPVLGNLTLLPLDDNSFISNRPWNEKRRLYSALSAESPDAARALLEAAVKEGVSLSPEKIDFLVGRRLHLPVLQAIANYEGEWDRDFIDQRTRNLLERAWTVLDGWLST is encoded by the coding sequence ATGGGCACCACTGAGGTAGACGCGCTCTTCAAACCCACCTCGGCGTCCATACGGCAGCTTCTCTCAGACCTCGTCGGCGGGTTCTGCATTCCTTCCTATCAGCGGCCATACAGGTGGAAACCAGCCGACCTGCGACGGCTTTGCGAAGATTTGATTGCTGGCCTTCAGCGGCTCAGCAGCGACGAATCGGCTGTCTCATTCATTGGCGCCATCATTACGGTCAGCGGGATTAGCGATCTACATGACACCAAGCCATCCGACGCGCGGCAGGTTATTGATGGCCAGCAGAGACTAACCACGATCCTTATGTTGGCAGTCGCTCTTCATGAGCGTCTTGGGCAGCAGCAGGGGTCAGTTGACACAAGTTCTCTACCTGAAGAGGTACGGGATTGGTGCACTGAACAGATCGCGGAGACCCGTGGCGGCCTCTTTGCCTGCCTCGGCCAAGTACGGCAGTCGGGAGACGCGGCTTTCCGTAATTTACCCAAGCTGGTCAGAGATGTCTCAGACATTTGGAGCGCCAAGCAGTCGAAAGCACAGTATCGATCTCCGATCTCTCGACTTCTCATTGGATACATTCAACACGATGGGACCAACACCTACTCGCCAACCCTCCCATCTTCGATAGTTATGCCCGAGGCGCCAGGGAGCTCTCTCGCCGACTTCGAGACGGTTAATCGCAGATACCAATCGATTAAAGAGCTCGTTAGAGACCTGGCTCGAGGGCGAGAAGGCGATCTAGCGGACGCGATTGATTTGGATGTATTACTGGGCCCATCTTCCAAAGCGCTCCCCGCACTCTTCGAGAACGTAACCGACACTTTGGCTCCGTCCCTCCGAACGGCCGCCCTTACATCCACGCAGCTCAGCGAGGCCTTGAGGCTGCTGCTTCTGAGTCGATTCCTCCTCGAAAGAGTGGCATTAACTCAGATCAACGCTAAAGACGAAGCGTATGCATTCGACTTGTTCGACTCGCTGAACACCACGGGCGAGCCTCTCACAGCACTGGAAACCTTTTTGCCGTTGGTGGTTGAGGCGGAAGGGGTGGAGAAATATCCAACGTCACCTAGCTTCGAGCACATGTCGCTGACCAGTAGGCTGCTTGGCGACGACGATAACGTTCAGCGGCAGGCCGAACGTCTGGTGACCATGTTCTTGCTGTCGGACGCGGGATTAAAAGTTCCAAACAAGCACAATGATCAACGGCGTGAGCTTAACAAGCGGTACAAGAGCGCCGAGAACGCGGACCAGCAGCGAGCGATGACGCGATACTTGGCAGACTGCAGCCTGACGTACTTCCACATGTGGCAAGAGTTGGAACTGTCGACTGGAGCGACCGGGGTCGAAGGGCACCTCGACGATCAGTCACTTTTTGCGCTTCGTTTCCTTAACCAAATCAACCACACTGTCGTCCTCGCCCCGCTTGCCCGATACTTCGCCGCATGGCGCAAGGACCCGTCAGTACAGACGGTTTCTGCCCTACAGGCGGCCATTAAGTCCTCCACGGCATTCTCCGTCCTTTGGCGTGCGGCTCATGGCGGGACCGATGGCATCGATGGTATCTACCGGAAGATCATGTCAAGCGGCGTCGACGGGATTTGCGCCCCCCTTGCCCGCACCGCAGGTTCTAGCCATGACGAGCGGGAGCTTCCCGACGTGAGCGCTCTCGCTGCCGCGTACCGACACCACCTGGCAGGCGCCAACGGCTATAGCTTCTCCAGCAAGTCTGACTGGTTAGCTCACGTGGCCGGACGTCCGATCTATGATGAGCAGTTCGAGTTGTCCAGGTTCCTCCTGCTGCTCGCCGCCCATCACGCCGTCCCAGAAGAGACCTCAGGGCTAACCAAGGACGGCGCCAAGGCTGACCACACCGACATGCTTAAGCCCGATCGCTACACAACCGACGATCGGCTCGCCACGGTTGAACACGTCGCACCACAGAATCCGACACCAGACGATTGGGCAATTGACCTATACGCGTCCCCCTCCGCGATCCCAGTCCTTGGAAATCTGACCCTCTTGCCCTTGGACGACAACTCATTCATCAGCAACCGGCCTTGGAACGAGAAGCGTCGCCTATATTCGGCTCTATCGGCCGAGTCGCCAGACGCCGCCCGTGCTCTACTGGAGGCAGCTGTCAAGGAAGGCGTCTCTCTCAGTCCGGAGAAGATCGATTTCCTAGTTGGTCGGCGGCTCCACCTCCCTGTCCTGCAGGCAATCGCCAATTACGAAGGAGAGTGGGACAGAGATTTCATCGATCAACGCACCAGAAACCTCCTAGAGAGAGCTTGGACCGTTCTCGACGGATGGCTATCCACCTAG
- a CDS encoding TM0106 family RecB-like putative nuclease has translation MQLLGSRLLWSATDLTAAASCEYGLLSEVDRRLGRVAVAQQAEDPLIEQIAELGIRHEKRELERLRELHGPYDAVTGSGVREFQLPRGGDATVLDGAAELTAGALKSGADVLYQPAFFDESFFGLADFVRRSDAGWVVCDAKLARHAKAAALLQLAAYADQLAALGASVAPTVELLLGNGVRETFRRSDIEPVFRERRARLVPLLNEHAAQDQPVGWPAPELLVCGSCVDCQAAAKKADDLILVAGMRMEQRRKLNAAGTYTLQDLAARETAPEGMAATTFQRLRAQAEMQILQEETPVGEVPSVHFRVFDEEALLAMPAKSPGDLFFDFEGDPLHNEGDPSDWGLEYLWGVLTSPAHPTQQREFLPLWADSHAEERAQLIAFLDDVAVRLTEHPDLHIYHYAPYEVSALKRLTAKHKTHEAILDELLRNNVFVDLYAVVRASIRISQRSYSIKMLEPLYIENPRTGDVTKGDVSIAEYHAYRLFLEQGKSEDAMKSRGALLDYNRYDCESTLELRDWLYALVERSSSPSSVPAASESGEKDEEHDELAMSLLSRSGSAERIERSPEEQAWAMFASALGYHRRERLPSAWEHFHRLFNPVAEWESSSDVLVFSDSPAIVQDWEKLPGKQTYSRVLECIAHVGPGNRVSRGELSALYAAPYPSCSEPHDGARHAIGCGATITELTHVNDEQVKVRFEERLKRGQTGFPQTPLALVPGYGVNDKPLEAAVREVAEGADQLGILPQSAIADVLRRRPPRLRSLAALPRTGDVRRDIVAALRDLDSSYLAIQGPPGTGKTYTGSHVIRELVERHGWKVGVVAQSHDVVENFLASVVGSGLDAQLIGKKATKTPAAPWQTVGDPAAFVANHPEGCVVGGTAWNFSASSFERACLDLLVIDEAGQFSLANTMAVSVAARRLLLLGDPQQLPQVSQGTHGEPVNESALGWLMGEDAALPPELGYFLDRSFRMHPAVCELVSTLSYDGELKATEVPAARTLHGVHPGVLVVRVPHVGNSVASAEEAEEIVARIQALMGTPWTDPQALPVTRPLDQRDFLVVAPYNAQRQLISRKMKAAGLNEVQVGTVDKFQGKQAPVVLTSMTASSQAEVPRGIGFLLNRNRVNVAVSRAQWLAILVRSETLTAYMPATVPGLLELGAFAGLCEASLTGA, from the coding sequence GTGCAGCTACTCGGAAGCCGACTTTTATGGAGCGCCACCGACCTGACAGCCGCTGCGAGCTGCGAGTACGGCTTGTTGTCTGAGGTGGACCGCCGGCTGGGGCGCGTCGCCGTCGCGCAGCAGGCCGAAGACCCCCTTATAGAGCAGATCGCGGAGCTGGGTATCCGACACGAGAAACGTGAGCTAGAGCGGCTTCGCGAGTTGCACGGACCCTACGATGCCGTCACCGGGTCTGGCGTACGTGAGTTTCAGCTGCCGCGCGGGGGAGACGCGACCGTCTTGGATGGCGCCGCTGAGCTCACAGCCGGAGCGCTCAAGTCCGGGGCCGATGTCCTCTACCAACCGGCGTTCTTTGATGAGTCGTTCTTCGGGCTGGCCGACTTCGTGCGTCGCAGCGATGCGGGCTGGGTTGTCTGCGATGCGAAGCTGGCCCGTCACGCGAAGGCTGCCGCGCTACTGCAGTTGGCCGCGTACGCGGATCAGCTCGCCGCTCTTGGTGCCTCTGTGGCGCCCACGGTCGAGCTGCTTCTCGGCAATGGCGTGCGTGAGACGTTTCGACGGTCCGACATCGAGCCGGTGTTTCGGGAGCGCCGCGCCCGCCTGGTGCCGCTCCTAAACGAACACGCCGCACAGGATCAGCCTGTCGGGTGGCCGGCGCCTGAGTTGCTTGTGTGTGGCAGCTGTGTGGACTGCCAGGCAGCTGCGAAGAAGGCCGACGATCTGATCCTCGTGGCGGGGATGCGGATGGAGCAGCGCCGCAAGCTGAACGCGGCCGGGACATACACGCTCCAGGATCTAGCCGCGCGCGAGACAGCGCCGGAGGGGATGGCGGCGACCACCTTCCAGCGACTGCGCGCCCAGGCGGAGATGCAGATCCTGCAGGAGGAGACCCCAGTCGGGGAGGTGCCGAGCGTTCACTTCCGAGTGTTTGACGAGGAGGCTCTGCTCGCGATGCCGGCCAAGTCACCGGGGGATCTCTTCTTCGACTTCGAGGGCGACCCGCTTCACAACGAGGGCGACCCCAGCGACTGGGGGTTGGAGTATCTCTGGGGGGTCCTCACGAGCCCCGCGCATCCAACACAGCAGCGCGAGTTCCTCCCGCTCTGGGCGGACAGCCATGCCGAGGAGCGCGCTCAGTTGATCGCATTCCTCGACGACGTCGCCGTCCGACTGACGGAGCATCCCGATCTGCACATCTATCACTACGCGCCCTACGAGGTGTCCGCACTCAAGCGACTGACCGCCAAGCACAAGACCCATGAGGCGATCCTGGACGAGCTGCTGCGCAACAACGTATTCGTCGACCTGTACGCCGTGGTTCGCGCCTCGATTCGCATCTCGCAGCGGTCGTACAGCATCAAGATGCTCGAGCCCCTCTACATAGAGAACCCGCGAACCGGAGACGTGACAAAGGGGGACGTCTCCATCGCGGAGTATCACGCCTATCGCCTCTTCCTCGAGCAGGGAAAGTCCGAGGACGCGATGAAGTCTCGAGGGGCGTTGCTCGACTACAACCGCTACGACTGCGAGAGCACGCTGGAGCTCCGCGATTGGCTGTACGCGCTTGTTGAGCGATCTTCTTCCCCCTCCTCTGTGCCGGCTGCGAGTGAGAGCGGGGAGAAGGATGAGGAGCACGACGAGCTTGCGATGTCGCTGCTTAGCCGCAGTGGCTCCGCCGAGCGCATCGAGCGCTCTCCCGAGGAGCAGGCGTGGGCGATGTTCGCCTCGGCCCTTGGCTATCACCGTCGCGAGCGCCTTCCCTCGGCTTGGGAGCACTTCCATCGACTCTTTAACCCCGTTGCGGAGTGGGAGAGCAGCTCGGACGTTCTGGTGTTCAGTGACTCGCCGGCGATCGTGCAGGACTGGGAGAAGCTGCCAGGCAAGCAGACTTATAGTCGGGTCTTGGAGTGCATCGCTCACGTGGGGCCTGGCAACCGGGTGAGCCGCGGCGAACTGAGCGCCCTATACGCCGCGCCGTACCCGTCGTGCAGTGAACCGCACGACGGCGCGCGCCACGCGATCGGATGCGGTGCCACCATCACCGAGCTGACTCATGTCAACGACGAACAAGTCAAGGTCCGTTTCGAGGAGCGGCTCAAGAGGGGTCAGACGGGGTTTCCGCAGACGCCCTTAGCCCTGGTGCCGGGGTACGGCGTTAACGACAAGCCCCTCGAAGCCGCTGTGCGCGAGGTCGCCGAGGGGGCCGATCAGCTCGGAATCCTGCCTCAAAGTGCGATTGCCGATGTGCTGCGTCGGCGCCCCCCGCGCCTGCGGTCTCTGGCCGCGCTGCCAAGGACTGGCGACGTCCGACGCGACATCGTCGCGGCCTTGCGCGACCTCGACAGTTCGTACCTAGCCATCCAAGGACCGCCAGGCACTGGCAAGACCTACACCGGCTCTCATGTGATCAGAGAGCTTGTAGAACGGCACGGCTGGAAAGTGGGCGTCGTGGCCCAGTCCCACGACGTTGTCGAGAATTTCCTGGCCAGCGTGGTCGGGTCGGGGCTAGATGCGCAGCTGATCGGCAAGAAGGCCACCAAGACTCCTGCCGCGCCATGGCAGACGGTGGGCGACCCTGCCGCCTTCGTCGCGAACCACCCCGAGGGATGTGTCGTCGGGGGGACCGCCTGGAACTTCTCGGCGTCCAGCTTCGAACGCGCATGCCTAGACCTGCTGGTCATCGACGAGGCCGGACAGTTCTCGCTTGCCAACACCATGGCTGTCTCGGTGGCGGCGCGGCGACTGCTGCTGCTCGGAGATCCCCAGCAGCTCCCACAGGTGAGCCAGGGGACACACGGTGAGCCGGTCAATGAGTCCGCCCTCGGCTGGCTCATGGGCGAGGACGCAGCCCTGCCTCCGGAATTGGGCTACTTCCTCGATCGGAGCTTCCGAATGCATCCGGCCGTCTGTGAACTGGTTTCGACCCTGTCCTACGACGGCGAGCTCAAGGCCACCGAGGTTCCAGCTGCTCGCACGCTGCATGGGGTCCACCCGGGCGTGCTGGTGGTCAGGGTGCCGCACGTGGGCAACAGCGTGGCGAGCGCTGAAGAGGCGGAGGAGATCGTCGCCCGCATACAGGCGCTGATGGGGACGCCGTGGACGGATCCGCAGGCCCTGCCCGTGACTCGGCCTCTCGATCAGCGCGACTTCCTCGTTGTGGCGCCGTACAACGCCCAGCGCCAGCTCATCAGCCGCAAGATGAAGGCAGCCGGTCTCAACGAGGTCCAGGTCGGGACCGTGGACAAATTCCAGGGCAAGCAGGCGCCGGTGGTCCTGACCTCCATGACCGCGTCCTCGCAGGCCGAGGTTCCGCGCGGGATCGGGTTTTTGCTCAACCGCAACCGAGTGAACGTGGCGGTCTCTCGCGCACAGTGGCTCGCCATCCTCGTGCGCTCGGAGACGCTGACGGCCTACATGCCAGCCACGGTGCCGGGACTGCTAGAGCTCGGCGCCTTCGCCGGCCTCTGCGAGGCCTCACTCACCGGGGCCTAG
- a CDS encoding HNH endonuclease gives MAWLDQRREPRVDYSWLRGFEYQGQQLPLMDRQRGIRKPLGMDAALAIRTAFTEPGKTPPYADAIGVDGLQRYKYRGDDPMHPENVALRNAMNAKLPLIWFVGVYKGLYEPIYPVWIIGDAPDLLEFTLAVDQAQRYLDTSSFDDDMRRYAERLTKMRLHQRIFRSQVLLAYDGKCAICRLRHSELLDAAHIIADGQPHGEPVVPNGLSLCRIHHAAFDNGILGIRPDLSVHVRQDVLDEVDGWMLKGGIQNVHNKSLEVVPASLPARPDPVRLDERYAEFLSA, from the coding sequence ATGGCATGGCTCGACCAGAGACGAGAGCCACGGGTCGACTACTCCTGGCTGCGGGGCTTCGAGTATCAAGGGCAGCAGCTGCCCTTGATGGACCGACAACGCGGGATCCGGAAGCCGCTCGGGATGGATGCGGCGCTGGCCATACGAACAGCCTTCACTGAGCCCGGCAAGACTCCGCCTTATGCCGACGCCATCGGCGTCGACGGGCTGCAGCGCTACAAATATCGCGGCGACGATCCGATGCACCCCGAGAACGTGGCTCTCCGTAACGCCATGAACGCCAAGCTGCCGCTCATTTGGTTTGTGGGCGTTTACAAGGGTCTCTATGAGCCCATCTATCCGGTATGGATCATCGGCGACGCTCCCGATCTACTGGAGTTCACGCTCGCCGTAGACCAAGCGCAGCGGTACTTGGATACGTCTTCATTCGACGATGACATGCGGCGATACGCGGAGCGACTGACCAAGATGCGTCTTCACCAACGCATCTTCCGCTCCCAAGTGCTCCTGGCGTACGACGGGAAGTGCGCGATCTGCCGTCTCCGACATAGCGAACTGCTTGACGCAGCTCACATCATCGCTGACGGTCAGCCCCACGGTGAGCCCGTTGTCCCGAACGGCTTGTCGCTGTGCAGAATTCACCACGCAGCCTTCGACAACGGAATCCTGGGCATCAGACCCGACCTGTCAGTGCACGTCCGTCAGGACGTGCTCGACGAGGTTGACGGGTGGATGCTCAAGGGCGGCATCCAGAACGTCCACAACAAGTCACTTGAGGTCGTGCCCGCAAGCTTGCCAGCGCGGCCCGATCCCGTTCGACTCGATGAGCGGTACGCCGAGTTTCTCAGCGCCTAG